One genomic region from Ferrimicrobium acidiphilum DSM 19497 encodes:
- a CDS encoding recombinase family protein, which yields MRAIAPHKTPSTRTTIAYARVSTNGQKDDLVRQVALLESYCAANGWTYEVISDLGSGLNHHKRELKPLVSRIRSGEVGRLVLSHKDRLLRVGS from the coding sequence CTGCGCGCTATTGCACCTCATAAGACTCCATCTACCAGGACCACCATTGCTTATGCTCGTGTGTCAACCAACGGACAGAAGGACGACTTGGTTCGCCAGGTAGCTTTGTTAGAGAGTTATTGCGCTGCGAACGGATGGACCTACGAGGTCATCTCTGATCTAGGGTCAGGACTCAACCATCACAAACGAGAACTAAAGCCGCTCGTATCTCGGATCCGTTCTGGCGAGGTTGGGCGACTGGTGCTCAGCCATA